From the Tigriopus californicus strain San Diego chromosome 4, Tcal_SD_v2.1, whole genome shotgun sequence genome, the window GCCAAAGGCCAATCCAATTTGAATAACAACTTCTCAAGCACAATTATATATATTTTATTTGAGCGAGCGGTTGTCGCCCACCTGACAATAACAAAGAGCTACAAACTTCTTCATACCTATGTACGCACAACACACTGGAAAGGTGATTAGCTAATTATATTCTTGGTGCTCTCTACAATTTTCTCAACAAACAAAAGTACCAAGGCGTTTGAGATTGAGACCACTTCGAATGTGTACtcatttatattttcattccatctcctcattcaaccaaaatgtgttcagaCGTCCCTTTCCCTGaagaaaagaatgaacaaAGTTTATATTTCATGTCATaaatcaccaaacctttgaATGGACCTTAATGTAGATCGGTCCTCTCTCCTCCGTTATAAACCCGCCCATCACATCCAGCATGAGTTTCGTTTCAGAGCTGATTTGCACTTTGCCCgctgaaatgcaaatgcattcaagATAAGCATGAATAATCAATCATTGGCCTTGGTGTGTTAAAGGAACGTGATTCATCCATTCACTAACGTAAAGATTGGCTCTGCATCCGTGAAGCCGTGTTGACAGTGTCGCCAAACAAACAATAGCGTGGGAGTTTACTTCCCACAATGCCGGCCACGACAGTTCCAGTATGAATCCCAGCTTTAACCTGAATGGTCTGGGATGGTTGATCTGGTCTATGAATTGCCGAGGATGCCTTCAGAAACATCAAGGCCATGGAACAAAGTTGACTTGCATGTCTTTCTCCATTAGAACGTGGGATCCCTGAAGCAATCAAATAGGAATCAGATATACTCTCCACCTTGGAACAATCGTACTGGTCAATAAGATCATCGATCACGTCATAGAAGCCGTTGAGAAATGTTATGACCTAGAGAAGATTGAAGAAGGATACTTATAAACCCAGTATGTAAGGTGAATCGTTTTGTTCTGATACCTCAAATGGGTTGAGTCCCCTCGTGATTGACCCAAAGCCCACCACTGAGCTGAAGAATAGGGAGGCCGATTCGAAGGTTTCAATAACGTCTTCgcctgatttcaatttttcaactaCAAGCCGGGGAAGCATCTTGTAGATAAGTTTGTTTTGCTTCTCTTGTTGTTTCTTTAAAGCCGTGGCTCTTGCATTCAAACTGGTCGCAAAaagcttaaaaaaaattatcaatatCTCATTGTTTTAAGCCAGCCAAAAATGCTGTCTGTCATTTTGTACCTGAAAGGTCCAGATCACATTCCTAGCCATGAAGACAAGAAATGGGATTATGAGAAAGATCAGGATCAGGATGCATATCCCCCAAGCATTGGCCAATTTGACATGGTAGACTTCCACATTGCGAGATAGTCTTATTTTCAAACCCAACTCGTCCAAAAGCTTCGTAGCTGCGAACGTGAATTTTTGACACTCGGTAAAATACTTTACTCCTTTTTCGTGATCCGGTGGGATTGGGTTGTTTTTTAAAATAGTTTTGGTGCTACGAAAAAAGAACAGTCAATCAGTATCATGGACTTTTCCGCAGCATTTAGGATTGGGTCCTTTATGTAGCAATTGACTTATTACTCTTCGTTACCTTTTGGAAGGTCACTGGCTTACTTTTTAATACAGTGAAGGtaataaaaatttgaaatacacCTATtaatattagacaaaaagcTAGGAAATtttaaagtaacaaaaataagtccaaaaaaGCTCTTGAGACCTTAAAGgattttatgcatgttaagTGACTTTGTGTCAGTATATGAAAATCCAATGTTAGGTGAACAGTTTCTTTCAAGAATAAAAGACTTGAAGCCGTAATTTAAACCATTAACATAGAGATATTAGGCCCCAAAAATTCAAGTGacctccccccaaaaatggtCCTACGTCGTCTTCTTTTCCCtcttcaatgtcaaaataGCCAGGGCTAATTTTCTTAAGATAGTCACATTCGGGATTTCAGCAATCCCAACCAATTCTCAATTCCCAAAGTTTTTAAAACCAGAATAGATTCGCTTTGACCAACCTGTCTCTTAAGCTCTTGAAATCGTTGCCTTTATACATTGACTCGATATCGCTCTTCAAGCCTTCGGGGACAATTTCGACGACCTTGCGATAATAAGCCCACAACAAACCGTCATGTTGAACGTAAGGAATGATTTCATCGGGCTTCAATTTGCCATTCCCATAATATCTTAGCCCGAATACCAATCCAATGCCGGCTGAGTCAACGATCTTGATCATGTTGTAAGCTGTCATGATGAGTCTCCAATTACTTGGACTTTGGGCCTTGCCGATT encodes:
- the LOC131879357 gene encoding guanylate cyclase beta-like encodes the protein MVVLLIQNSLRFNNQMIQQKQNLEKALLVDEVTSLTLFINDLQTERASVCFALFVSIVSQERWNFTQDFYVTDQSLAKVKWRPFGHGKILSTKLRFQIRLDDFRENVIRAISEGIVEEETVEEVLNFYNMVITSILGAMATEIGKAQSPSNWRLIMTAYNMIKIVDSAGIGLVFGLRYYGNGKLKPDEIIPYVQHDGLLWAYYRKVVEIVPEGLKSDIESMYKGNDFKSLRDSTKTILKNNPIPPDHEKGVKYFTECQKFTFAATKLLDELGLKIRLSRNVEVYHVKLANAWGICILILIFLIIPFLVFMARNVIWTFQLFATSLNARATALKKQQEKQNKLIYKMLPRLVVEKLKSGEDVIETFESASLFFSSVVGFGSITRGLNPFEVITFLNGFYDVIDDLIDQYDCSKVESISDSYLIASGIPRSNGERHASQLCSMALMFLKASSAIHRPDQPSQTIQVKAGIHTGTVVAGIVGSKLPRYCLFGDTVNTASRMQSQSLPGKVQISSETKLMLDVMGGFITEERGPIYIKGKGRLNTFWLNEEME